The sequence AGCACCGACAGCGCCATGTCCCGCGCCTCGTGCGGGGCGAGCAGCGAGAGGAGCTGGGTCTGCGTGCGGTACGTGTCCCACAGCGACCAGTTCTGGTAGTACGTGAAGCCCTTGGCGCGGTGCTTCTTCTGGTCCCAGCCGGTGTAGCGGCCGTCCACGTCGGCGCCGAGGTTCGGGGCGAGGAAGGACCGGTAGAGCGAGGAGTAGAAGGTGCGGCGCAGCGTCTCGTCACCGCCCTGCGCCGCGACCGTGCCGAGCCGCTTCTCCCACGTCGCGTCCGCCGCGCGGCGCGCCCGGTCGAAGGAAGTCCCGCCCTCCGCCCTGAGGTTGCGGGCCGCGCCCGCCGCGTCGACGTAGGACAGGGCGGTCGTCGCCTCGACCGTGCGGTCCTTGCGGGTGTCGAAGCGCACGTAGGCGCCGTTGCCGCCCTCCTTCGCGGCCGAGGACTTCGCACCGGCCGTCACCTTGCCGTCCGCCCACGTGCCGTACGAGGCGAAGGGCCGGTCGAAGCGCGTGATCGTGTAGACGGTGTACGGCACGGTGTCCTGGCAGAAGCCCCGGCCGGTGATGGCGGTGCGGACCGTGCGGGAGTCGAGGACCTCGACCTTCGTCGAGACCGTCCGGTGCAGCGACTGACCGGCGTTGAGCAGGACGTTCGCCTTGTCCGTCGCCGGGAAGGTGTACCGCTGCTTCCCGGTCCGCTCGGTCGCGGTGGCCTCCGCCCGCACGCCGTACGTCTTGAGGCCGACCCGGTAGTACCCGGGGTGGGCCTCCTCGTCGTCGTGGCTGTACGCGGAGGCGTACTTCGCGTCGTCCGTCTCGGTGATGTCCCCCGTCGTGGGGAGGACGGGCAGATCGCCGCCGAGCCCGCAGCCGACGCCCGAGATGTGGGTCAGGCTCAGGCCCTTGATGTGGTCCTGCTGGTAGTCGTAGCCGGTCGTGTGACCGGTGTCCGGGGAGAGCTGCACCATGCCGAAGGGCACCGCCGCTCCGGGGTAGGTGTTCCCCTCGTTCGAGGTGCCGATGAAGGGATTGACCAGGTCGGTGAGGTGGTCCCGCCCCGGCGCGTGCCCGGTGACCGCCTGCGCGGAGGGCGCGAGCAGCACACCGCCCACGAGCGTTCCGGCGAGCAGCGCGACCGCGCCCCGCCTGCGGAATCGATGAGGCCATGACATGTGGGGGATGCCCTCCAGCCGCTGAGACAACGTTGTCAGCGGGTCATTCTTCGACGGGGCGGGGAGGGGGTCAAGAGGGCGGGCCGAAGCGCGAGTTGCCGGTATGTGCCCGCCCCCTGTCCGGCGGTGTCGGGGGGCGACCCCCTACCCGGGTACCGGCCGGGGCGCCCGCCCGCTACCCCGGTACCACCCGCGACGTGGCTCCCCGGTGTGATGCCCGGCCGTACGCCGTCTTCCTACCTTCCCTCCCGTCAGGACGGACGACAGGGAGGGAGACGGGGGAATGCGAGACCTCGGGGCGGGACATTTCAGGGCGGGACCGGTTGGAGCGGCTGAGGCGGCTGAGGCGGTCGGGGCGGTTGACGCGGTCGGGGCGGGGGGTTCCGGGGCGGGACGTTTCGGCGCGCGGCGCTTCCGGACCGCGCTGGCACGCGCCCTACTGACCACCCTGCTCGCCCTCTCGCTCGTCGGGGGCGCGGCGGGCTGGGCCTCGGCGAGCGGGGAGGCCGTGGCGGGCGGTCCGCCTCCCGGCACGGCGGCCTGGCGGGCGGACGACTCCTTCGGCGCGAGGCTGCCCGACCCCGTCACCGCGAGCCCCGCCGAGGTCGCCGCCTTCTTCGCCGGGCTCAGCGGCCCGCAGCGGCACCGGCTCGTCGCCGCGCACCCGGGCGTCGTCGGCAATCTCGACGGCGTCCCCGTGGCCCTCCGGTACGAGGCCAACGCGGCGGCCGGTCCGCACGTGCTGGCGTACGACCCGCGCGGGCGCGGGCTCGTCGCGCGGGTCGTGGGCGACCTGGACACGGCCACGCACGTGGCGGTCGTCGTCCCGGGCTCGGACATCGACCTCGCGTCCTCCGCCCGCCTCACGCGGTGGGCCACCGACCTCCGGGAGGCGGCGGGCGAGGACACGGCCGTCATCGCCTGGGCCGGGTACACGACGCCCGACGGCATCGGCGTCGACCTCGCGACGGGCCGGCTCGCCGAGGCGGGCGCGAAGCGGCTGACCCGGTTCACCGAGGGCCTGGACGCGGCCGGGCTCCCCGCCCCCGCCCTCTTCTGCCACAGCTACGGCTCCGTCGTCTGCGGCCTCGCCGCCTCGCGCACCGACGCCCGCGACCTCGTCGTCATGGGCTCGCCCGGCATGCGCGCCGACAACGTCGCGGCGCTCCGCACCGGGGCGCACGTCTGGGCCGCGGAGTCCCCGCACGACTGGATCACGCACGTCCCGCACACCGAGTTCCTGGGCCTCGGCCACGGCCCCGGCCCCACCTCACCCGGCTTCGGCGCCACCGTACTGCCCGCCACCGACGTCCCGGCCCACGACGCCTACTTCACCCCCGGCACCTCCACGCTCACCGCGTTCGGCGCCATCGCGGGAGGTGAGCTGCGATGAGGACGACGACCGGCTTCACGCGGCTGGCGGCCCGGCTCGACGCGCGCACCCCGCCCCACCGCGACCGGGCGCTCGACGGCCTGCGCGCGCTCGCGCTCCTCGCCGTCCCCACCGGTCACTGGCTCCTCGGCGGGCTCACGCGCGACAGCGGCGGCGGGCTGCACAACGCGAGCCCGCTCGCGACGTTCGGCGGCCTGGCCCCGGCGAGCTGGGTGCTCCAGATGCTGGGCATCTTCTTCCTGGTCGGCGGCCACGCCTCGTACCTCTCCTACCGGCGCCGCACGGGCTCCGCGCGGCAGTGGACCGCGGGCCGCGTCAAGCGCCTCGGCCGCCCGCTCCTCGGCGTCACCGCGGTGTGGGCGCTGCTGCTCCCGCTCCTCCACTACGGCCTCGGCGTCCCGGCCGACACCCTGCACACCGCCGCGACCCTGGTCGTGCAGCCCCTGTGGTTCGTCGGCGTCTACGCGGTCGTCACGGCCCTCACGCCGTACTGCGTCCGCGCCTCCGAGCGGCTCGGCGCGTGGGCCGCGCTGCCGTTGCTCGGCTCCGTCGCCGTCGTCGACCTCCTGCGGTACGGGCCGTACGCGGACGCGATGCCCTCGTGGCTGAGCCTGCTGAACCTGCTCCCCGGCTGGATGTTCGCCTACCAGCTCGGCGTCTCCTGGGGGGACGGGCGCCTCGGGCGGCGCGGGGGGTGGCTGCTCCTCGGGGGCGGCACGGCGCTCTTCGCCACGCTCCTGCTCGTCCTCCACTACCCGGTGTCGATGGTGGGGGTGCCCGGCGAGGCCCGGACCAACTCGCACCCGCCGTCCCTGCTCGTCCTCGCGCTCGCCGCCGCCCAGTGCGGCGCGGCGATCCTGCTGCGCGAGCGGCTCGCGCGCCTGCTGCGGCGGCCCGCGCTGTGGGCCCCCGTGGTGCTCGTCAACCTGTCGGCGATGACGCTCCTGTGCTGGCACCAGTCGGCGATGCTCGCCGCCGCGATCCCCGGCTCCTTCCTCGGCGCGCTCCCGGGGCTGACCACCGCGCCGGACACGGTCGGCTGGGTGCTCGCGCGCCTCGCGTGGATGCCGCTCTTCGCGGGGCTGCTCGTGGTGATCACGAAGTACGCGAGGCCGCTGGAGGAGCCGTGGAAGCGGACCGGGGCGGTGCGCGCGGTGGCGGTGGGGGTGCTGGCGGCGGGGTTCGGGTACTTCGCGCTGGCCGCGTGAGGGATCGTGGGGAGTCGTGCGGCGCGGGGAGATCGGGGAGGTGGCGGCGGCGTGAGCCGGGTCGTGAGGGCGGTGTGCGGGGCGGCGCGGCGTCGGCCGGCGGCGCGCGGAATGACGGTGCGTGGGACGGCGATGTGCGAGGTGGCGATGTGTGGGACGGCGATGTGTGAGGTGGCGATGCGTGGGGTGGCGTTGTGTGGGGTGGCCGGATTCCGCGCGTCCGCGGACACCGTCGCGTCGCGCGTTAGAGGGTGGAGCGCATGACCTCGGAGAAGGGGCCCACGACCTCGGAGAACGGGCCCGCGAACTCGGCGAAGGAGTACCGCGCGCTGTTCGCGGGGGCGCGGAGCCCGTGGACGCGGTTGCTGCCGTGGGGCGTGGCGCTCGTACTCGCCGTCGTCCTGCTGCCCGTCCAGCTCAACCTGCTCGTCTCGGACTACCGGCTCGACGGCGGACTCGCGAGCGCGCTCGCCATCGCGCAGGCCGCGCCGCTGCTCCTCGCCGTCGTCCGCCCGCTGACCGCCTGGTACGTGATCTTCGCGGTGGACGTCATGGGGGCGCTCGTTCTGCTCTCCACCGATCTCGGGAAGCCGCTGCTGTGGCCGTTCCCCGCCCCCGTGATCGTCGGGTACCTCGGGCTCTGCCTCGCCCTCGGCCTGCGCGAGAGCCGCCGGACGCTCCTGGGCGTGTGGCTCGCGACGGCGGGCGCGACCGCCGTCCTGGAGTTCCTGCGGCCCGACGACGCGCACGCCAACGGCATCGTCCTCGCGGTGCTCAGCGGTGTCGCGCTCGTCCTCGCCGCCGCGCTCAAGGAGCGGTACGAGGTCAACCGCCGCCTCGTCGCGCAGGAGGCGATCAGCGAGGCCGAGCGCGACCGGCGCACACTGCTGGAGGAACGGACGCGCATCGCACGGGAGTTGCACGACGTCGTGGCGCACCACATGTCCGTCATCACGGTGCAGGCGGACACCGCCGCCTACCGTCTCGCCGACGTACCGCCCGACGTGCGCGAGGAGTTCACGTCCATCGCGGCGACCGCGCGCGCCTCGCTGAGCGAGATGCGCCGGCTGCTCGGCGTACTGCGCAACGAGGAGACGCGCGGCGAACTCGCGCCGCAGCCGGGCCTCGCGCAGATCGGGCGGCTCGTGGAGGCGACGGCGCGGGCGGGGATTCCCGTGGAGTACGCCCCCTGCGAGGCCGGGGTCCCCGAGGCGGTGGGGCTCTCGGCGTACCGGATCGTCCAGGAGGCGCTCGCGAACGTCGTCCGGCACGCGCCCGGCGCCCCCGCCCGTGTCGCGCTCTCCTCCGACGGCGCCTCGCTCACCGTCCTCGTCGTCAACGAGCCGCCGCCCGAGCCGCCCGGCGGACCGCTGGAGACGAGCGGGACCGGGCACGGTCTCGTCGGAATGCGCGAGCGCGTACGGCTCGTGGGCGGCACCCTGGACACCGGCCCGCTGCCGGACGGCGGCTACCGGGTGGCCGCCCGGCTCCCCCTGACCGAAAGGGACCGCACGTGACGACGCGCGTCATCATCGTCGACGACCAAGCCATGGTGCGCGCGGGCTTCGCCGCGCTGCTCGCCGCCCAGAGCGACATCGACGTGGTCGGCGAGGCCCCCGACGGCGCCCAGGGCGTCGAGCTGAGCCGCCGCACCCACCCCGACGTCGTGCTCATGGACGTACGGATGCCCGAGATGGACGGCCTGGAGGCCGCGCGCCGCCTCCTCGCGCCGCCGCCCGGCGTGACGCACCGGCCGCGCGTCCTGATGCTCACGACCTTCGACGTCGACGACTACGTGTACGAGGCGCTGCGGGCCGGGGCGAGCGGCTTCCTCCTGAAGGACGCGCCGCCCGCCGACCTCATCGCCGCCGTACGGGTCGTGGCGGCGGGCGACGCCCTGCTCGCGCCCTCCGTGACGCGCCGCCTCATCGCCGACTTCGCCCGGCAGCGCCCCGCCCCCGGGAAGCCCGCGCTGCGCCTCAAGGCGCTGACCGAGCGCGAGACCGAGGTCCTCACCCTCGTGGCGCGCGGCCGGTCCAACGCCGAGATCGCCGAGAGCCTGGTCCTCGCCGAGCAGACGGTGAAGACGCACGTGAGCCGCGTCCTCACGAAGCTCGGCCTGCGCGACCGGGCCCAGGCGGTGGTCTTCGCGTACGAGTCGGGGCTGGTGGCGCCGGGGGAGGTGTAGGGGCGCGGGGCGGGAGGCGCAGGGGGCGCGGGGCCGGGACGGCAGGGGCGCGGGGCGGGGGCGGGCCCAGCGTCAGGACGACGGTCGGCCCGAGAGTCCCAGCGCCCTCGCGACCCCCACCGCCCCCGGCAGTTCCCCCTCGCGCCCCGGGTCCGCCGCGAACGCGCGGACGACGTAGGCGGCGAAGCGGGCCGACGCCGCGGGCGGGACCGGGGCGGGGCCGCCGTGGATGCCCTTGTTGGCGAGGAGCATCAGGAGGAGGTCGTCGAGGACGAAGTCGGCGCGCAGCCTCCCCGCCGCCTGGGCCCGCCGGGCCAGGCCGGCCATCGCGCGCAGGTCCTCGGCGCGGCCCCGCGCCGCCGCCGCGATGTCCGGGCCCGTCAGGTGCGAGAGGAACAGCTCGGTCAGGCCCCGGTCCCGCGCGTGCAGCGCGCACAGGCCCTCGATCACCGCGCACAGCCCCCGCCACGGGTCCGGGTCGGCGGCCCCCGCCGCCACGATCTCGCGGCACGCGCGCAACGGCTCGGCGAACGCCTCGGCGAGCAGCGCCTGCTTCGTCGCGAAGTGCCGGTAGAGCGTCGCGGGCCCCACCCCGGCCCGCCGCGCGACCTCGCGCAGCGGCACGTCCACGCCCTCGGCACGGAAGAGGTCCCGGGCGGCGGCGAGAACCCGCTCCCGGTTCTCGCGCGCGTCGGCGCGTCCGGCCTGTTCGGCCCGTCCGGCCCGTCCGGCCTGTTCGGCCCGTCCGGCCCGTCCGGCCTGTCCGGCCTGTTCGGCCCGTCCGCTCCGAGAGAGATCGTCGGTCACGCTCTCACTTTAGCCAACCGGACGGGGGCGTCCGTTACGGTCCGGGAGAGACCCCGACGCCGAAGGAGCGCACCCGTGAAAGCCATCGTGATCAGGAGTTTCGGCGAGCCCGAGGGCCTGGAGACGGTCGACCTCCCCACCCCTCGCCCGGCGGCGGGCCAGGTCCTCGTCGCGACGGAGGCGATCGGCGTCGGCGGCGTGGACGTCCTCATCCGCCGGGGCGCGCTCGCCGCGTACGGCTTCGCGCCCGGCTTCGTCCCGGGCGGCGAGTCCGCCGGTACGGTCACCGAGACCGGCCCCGGGGTCGACCCGGCCTGGCGCGGGCGCCGCGTGTGGGCGGCGAGCGGGGCGGGCGGGAGCTACGCCGAGTACGTCCTCGCCCCCGCGGACCAGCTCGTGCCCCTCCCACCGGACCTGACCCCCGCCGCCGCCGTCACGCTCGGCAGCGCCGGGGCGGTCGCGCACTTCGGGCTCGACCGCGCGCGGCTCGCGGCGGGGGAGCGCGTGCTGGTGCGCGGCGCCTCGGGCTCGCTCGGCATCGCCGCCGTACAGCTCGCCGCCCGCGCGGGCGCCGTCGTCACGGCGACCGCGTCGGCCCCGGACCGCGCGGCCCGCCTCCGCGCGCTCGGCGCCGCGGAGACGACCGGTCGCACGCCGACGCCCGGCGCGGCCCCGTACGACGTGATCCTGGACGTCGTCTCGGGCCCCGACCTCCCCGCCTTCCTCGGCCTCCTCGCCCCGAACGGCCGCCTGGTGAGCGTCGGGGCGGTCGGTGGTCAGCCGCCCGAGGACTTCGGCACGCACCTGATGACGGCCTTCCAGAAGTCGCTGACCTTCGCCACGCTGAGCCTCGCGACGATCGCCCCGGAAGCCCTGCGCACGCTACGGACCACCCACTTCGCGGCGGCGGCCCGGGGCGACCTCGCCACGGTCGTCCACGCGACCCTGCCCCTGACCGAGGCAGCAGCGGCACACGCGGAAATGGACACGGGAAACGTATTCGGCCGCCTGGTACTGACACCCGGCAACTGAGCAGCGCCCCCGAGCAATCCAGCGGCGGCGCGACCAATCCAGCGCCCGCCCGACCAATCCAGCGGCGCCCGACCAATCCAGCGCCCGCCCGACCAATTCAGCGCCGGCCCGAACAATCCAGCCCCTCCGGCGTTTGAGGAGCGGGGGCCCGGGGGCGGAGCCCCCGAAGAGGCCACCCCCGCCGGACGGCGACCCACCCCCGCCCCCACCGCGCGCTTCGCTACCGTCTCCCTATGCCCCGCACCCCCCTCCCCGCCGAGGCCCCCACCCCCCACGCCCCCGCCCTCTTCTCGCGGGAGTTCGCCGCCGACCCCTACCCCTCCTACGCCTGGCTGCGCGAGCACGAGCCCGTCGCCTGGACCCGGCTGCCGAGCGGTGTCGAGGCGTGGCTCGTGACGCGGTACGAGGACGCGCGGCGGGCGCTCGCCGAGCCCCGGCTCTCGAAGAACCCCGCGCACCACGCGGAGGGCGCCGGGGCGCGGGGGAAGACCGGTATCCCGGGGGAGCGCAAGGCCGAGCTGATGACGCACCTGCTCAACATCGACCCGCCCGACCACACCCGGCTGCGCCGCCTCGTCTCGAAGGCGTTCACACCGCGCCGCGTCGCGGCCTTCGCGCCGCGCGTCGCCGAGCTGACGGACCACCTCATCGACGGCTTCGCCGCGCGCGGCAGCGCGGACCTCATCCACGAGTTCGCCTTCCCGCTCCCCATCTACGCGATCTGCGACCTCCTCGGCGTCCCGCGCGAGGACCAGGACGACTTCCGCGACTGGGCGGGCATGATGATCCGGCACGGACAGGGCCCGCGCGGGGGCGTGGGCCGCGCCGTCGGCAAGATGCGCGGCTACCTCGCCGAACTCATCCACAGGAAACGCCGCGACCTCGGCGACGACCTCATCTCGGCGCTCATCCAGGCCGCCGACGACGGCGAGCACCTCACCGAGAACGAGGCCGCCGCCATGGCCTTCATCCTTCTCTTCGCGGGTTTCGAGACGACCGTCAACCTGATCGGGAACGGTACGTTCGCGCTCCTCCAGCACCCCGGTCAGCGCGCCTCGCTCCACGACGCCCTGGCGGGCCCCGACCACGGCGACGCCCTCCTCACCACCGGCATCGAGGAACTCCTCCGCTTCGACGGCCCCGTCGAACTCGCCACCTGGCGCTACGCCACCGAGTCCTTCGACCTCGCGGGCCGGCAGATCCGCTCCGGCGACCCCGTCCTCGTCGTCCTCGCCGCCGCCGACCGCGACCCCGCCCGCTTCCCCGGCCCCGCCACGCTCGACCTCGCCCGCCGCGACAACCAGCACCTCGGCTACGGCCACGGCATCCACTACTGCCTCGGCGCCCCGCTCGCCCGCCTGGAGGGGAAGACCGCGCTCGCCCGCCTCTTCACGCGCCTCCCCGACCTCGCGCTCGAC comes from Streptomyces sp. Tu6071 and encodes:
- a CDS encoding alpha/beta hydrolase; translation: MRDLGAGHFRAGPVGAAEAAEAVGAVDAVGAGGSGAGRFGARRFRTALARALLTTLLALSLVGGAAGWASASGEAVAGGPPPGTAAWRADDSFGARLPDPVTASPAEVAAFFAGLSGPQRHRLVAAHPGVVGNLDGVPVALRYEANAAAGPHVLAYDPRGRGLVARVVGDLDTATHVAVVVPGSDIDLASSARLTRWATDLREAAGEDTAVIAWAGYTTPDGIGVDLATGRLAEAGAKRLTRFTEGLDAAGLPAPALFCHSYGSVVCGLAASRTDARDLVVMGSPGMRADNVAALRTGAHVWAAESPHDWITHVPHTEFLGLGHGPGPTSPGFGATVLPATDVPAHDAYFTPGTSTLTAFGAIAGGELR
- a CDS encoding acyltransferase family protein produces the protein MRTTTGFTRLAARLDARTPPHRDRALDGLRALALLAVPTGHWLLGGLTRDSGGGLHNASPLATFGGLAPASWVLQMLGIFFLVGGHASYLSYRRRTGSARQWTAGRVKRLGRPLLGVTAVWALLLPLLHYGLGVPADTLHTAATLVVQPLWFVGVYAVVTALTPYCVRASERLGAWAALPLLGSVAVVDLLRYGPYADAMPSWLSLLNLLPGWMFAYQLGVSWGDGRLGRRGGWLLLGGGTALFATLLLVLHYPVSMVGVPGEARTNSHPPSLLVLALAAAQCGAAILLRERLARLLRRPALWAPVVLVNLSAMTLLCWHQSAMLAAAIPGSFLGALPGLTTAPDTVGWVLARLAWMPLFAGLLVVITKYARPLEEPWKRTGAVRAVAVGVLAAGFGYFALAA
- a CDS encoding sensor histidine kinase → MTSEKGPTTSENGPANSAKEYRALFAGARSPWTRLLPWGVALVLAVVLLPVQLNLLVSDYRLDGGLASALAIAQAAPLLLAVVRPLTAWYVIFAVDVMGALVLLSTDLGKPLLWPFPAPVIVGYLGLCLALGLRESRRTLLGVWLATAGATAVLEFLRPDDAHANGIVLAVLSGVALVLAAALKERYEVNRRLVAQEAISEAERDRRTLLEERTRIARELHDVVAHHMSVITVQADTAAYRLADVPPDVREEFTSIAATARASLSEMRRLLGVLRNEETRGELAPQPGLAQIGRLVEATARAGIPVEYAPCEAGVPEAVGLSAYRIVQEALANVVRHAPGAPARVALSSDGASLTVLVVNEPPPEPPGGPLETSGTGHGLVGMRERVRLVGGTLDTGPLPDGGYRVAARLPLTERDRT
- a CDS encoding response regulator, translated to MTTRVIIVDDQAMVRAGFAALLAAQSDIDVVGEAPDGAQGVELSRRTHPDVVLMDVRMPEMDGLEAARRLLAPPPGVTHRPRVLMLTTFDVDDYVYEALRAGASGFLLKDAPPADLIAAVRVVAAGDALLAPSVTRRLIADFARQRPAPGKPALRLKALTERETEVLTLVARGRSNAEIAESLVLAEQTVKTHVSRVLTKLGLRDRAQAVVFAYESGLVAPGEV
- a CDS encoding TetR/AcrR family transcriptional regulator, whose amino-acid sequence is MTDDLSRSGRAEQAGQAGRAGRAEQAGRAGRAEQAGRADARENRERVLAAARDLFRAEGVDVPLREVARRAGVGPATLYRHFATKQALLAEAFAEPLRACREIVAAGAADPDPWRGLCAVIEGLCALHARDRGLTELFLSHLTGPDIAAAARGRAEDLRAMAGLARRAQAAGRLRADFVLDDLLLMLLANKGIHGGPAPVPPAASARFAAYVVRAFAADPGREGELPGAVGVARALGLSGRPSS
- a CDS encoding quinone oxidoreductase family protein, giving the protein MKAIVIRSFGEPEGLETVDLPTPRPAAGQVLVATEAIGVGGVDVLIRRGALAAYGFAPGFVPGGESAGTVTETGPGVDPAWRGRRVWAASGAGGSYAEYVLAPADQLVPLPPDLTPAAAVTLGSAGAVAHFGLDRARLAAGERVLVRGASGSLGIAAVQLAARAGAVVTATASAPDRAARLRALGAAETTGRTPTPGAAPYDVILDVVSGPDLPAFLGLLAPNGRLVSVGAVGGQPPEDFGTHLMTAFQKSLTFATLSLATIAPEALRTLRTTHFAAAARGDLATVVHATLPLTEAAAAHAEMDTGNVFGRLVLTPGN
- a CDS encoding cytochrome P450 family protein, translated to MPRTPLPAEAPTPHAPALFSREFAADPYPSYAWLREHEPVAWTRLPSGVEAWLVTRYEDARRALAEPRLSKNPAHHAEGAGARGKTGIPGERKAELMTHLLNIDPPDHTRLRRLVSKAFTPRRVAAFAPRVAELTDHLIDGFAARGSADLIHEFAFPLPIYAICDLLGVPREDQDDFRDWAGMMIRHGQGPRGGVGRAVGKMRGYLAELIHRKRRDLGDDLISALIQAADDGEHLTENEAAAMAFILLFAGFETTVNLIGNGTFALLQHPGQRASLHDALAGPDHGDALLTTGIEELLRFDGPVELATWRYATESFDLAGRQIRSGDPVLVVLAAADRDPARFPGPATLDLARRDNQHLGYGHGIHYCLGAPLARLEGKTALARLFTRLPDLALDADPGQLRWRGGLIMRGLRTLPVRFTPSGQGCEQS